From the genome of Nitrosopumilus sp., one region includes:
- a CDS encoding PEFG-CTERM sorting domain-containing protein: MTSAYAQVVSTSPACVGCTMEDAKMMASESLLNSIPISVWTEKADYGHSEIIMIEGRVANVASGFPVTMTVVSPLNSIVTVDQVTVAQDGSFKTTLNTAGAMWKYDGTYTIKVNYGSAEKSNKVQVELTGGVGYTPNYETPTPTKQCGANDLSANGQCIPFSISGATVTGATLNTDDNSIIISINAEDDGTLTVTPSKTIQEGIFMVLVDGEEWDDVEIVANKVTVMFPAGAETIEIIGTYVIPEFGTIAAMILAVAIISIIAVSAKSRLSIIPRY, from the coding sequence ATGACATCTGCATATGCTCAAGTAGTATCTACTTCACCAGCATGTGTAGGTTGTACCATGGAAGATGCAAAAATGATGGCATCAGAATCACTGTTGAATTCAATTCCAATATCTGTTTGGACAGAAAAAGCAGATTATGGTCACAGTGAGATCATTATGATAGAAGGACGAGTAGCAAATGTAGCTTCTGGATTTCCAGTTACAATGACTGTTGTGAGTCCATTAAACTCCATCGTTACAGTTGATCAAGTTACTGTAGCACAAGATGGCAGTTTTAAGACAACACTAAACACAGCAGGTGCAATGTGGAAATACGACGGTACCTACACCATTAAAGTAAACTATGGCAGTGCTGAAAAAAGCAACAAAGTCCAAGTTGAATTAACTGGTGGAGTTGGATATACACCAAATTATGAAACGCCTACACCAACTAAACAGTGTGGTGCAAACGATCTATCTGCAAACGGTCAATGCATACCATTTAGTATTTCAGGCGCAACCGTAACTGGTGCAACTCTCAATACTGATGATAACTCAATTATTATCAGTATCAACGCTGAAGATGATGGAACACTAACAGTAACCCCATCAAAGACAATCCAAGAAGGTATCTTCATGGTACTTGTTGACGGAGAAGAATGGGATGATGTGGAAATTGTTGCAAACAAAGTAACAGTAATGTTCCCAGCAGGCGCTGAAACAATTGAAATAATTGGTACCTATGTGATTCCAGAGTTTGGTACAATCGCAGCCATGATTCTAGCAGTAGCAATTATCTCAATAATTGCAGTATCTGCAAAATCAAGACTTAGCATTATTCCAAGATACTAA
- a CDS encoding PEFG-CTERM sorting domain-containing protein → MNFKRSTTSMAIAFMALSLISMTSIQQDAFAQQNQGMMITATADKGSDVITVTGKTISDITDVTFRITSPSGNTVVAVDQIKPDNDGNFVTEFKIGSIWSESGFYEITAMQGIGVNSLYTLSVLVEVTNSMTERTSVTESNMEGIFTSNENNVTVDTGLMLDEIIIDNGSTMFEVTGMTDRVSQDITLTVTAPNGNVMTVDQISPKLDGEFAAEIMVGGSLWKQDGTYTVTVQQFEDPKYTASKVVDILDGVVVPEFGTIAAMILAVAIISIIAVSAKSRLSIIPRY, encoded by the coding sequence ATGAATTTTAAACGTTCTACAACTTCAATGGCAATAGCATTTATGGCATTGTCATTAATTTCAATGACCTCAATTCAACAAGATGCTTTTGCACAACAAAATCAAGGAATGATGATCACAGCAACGGCCGATAAAGGCTCAGATGTAATTACCGTCACAGGTAAAACAATTTCAGACATTACAGATGTTACATTTAGAATAACATCTCCAAGTGGAAACACTGTAGTGGCTGTTGATCAAATAAAACCAGATAATGATGGAAATTTTGTAACAGAATTCAAAATAGGATCAATATGGTCTGAAAGTGGATTTTATGAGATTACTGCAATGCAAGGTATAGGAGTAAATTCTTTGTATACACTAAGTGTTCTTGTTGAAGTGACAAATAGTATGACTGAAAGAACCTCAGTGACTGAATCCAACATGGAAGGAATATTCACGTCAAACGAAAATAACGTCACAGTAGATACAGGACTAATGCTCGATGAAATAATTATCGACAACGGTTCTACAATGTTCGAGGTAACAGGAATGACAGATAGAGTAAGTCAAGACATTACATTGACGGTGACTGCACCAAACGGAAATGTAATGACAGTTGATCAAATATCACCAAAACTTGATGGAGAATTTGCTGCCGAAATTATGGTGGGAGGATCATTATGGAAACAAGATGGTACCTACACCGTAACTGTACAACAATTTGAAGATCCAAAATATACTGCTTCTAAAGTAGTAGATATCCTAGATGGTGTCGTAGTCCCAGAGTTTGGTACAATCGCAGCCATGATTCTAGCAGTAGCAATTATCTCAATAATTGCAGTATCTGCAAAATCAAGACTTAGCATTATTCCAAGATACTAA
- a CDS encoding PEFG-CTERM sorting domain-containing protein yields MKAHLLAFTISAMLIVSIGMTPAFGQAQGSIVVTTDKSSYSEGEIILVTGEVRDLFSGTPVSLIVKNDNAIVFLDQITVGADKKFSAEVTAGGTMKTSGTYTVEVTHGTKNRIATTSFEFDESTGTGTGTTPTTPVEASVITDTTVSVQGSNDLIGYEITGGKIVGLIPDVDASSLIISIDATSDGSLTLTIPRSVLDATNDEDGDDDFFVLIDGEEVSFNEITSSTDRKITIAFPAGAETIEIIGTYVIPEFGTIAAMILAVAIISIIAVSAKSRLSIIPRY; encoded by the coding sequence TGAAAGCTCATCTATTGGCGTTCACCATATCTGCAATGTTAATTGTAAGTATAGGCATGACACCAGCATTTGGACAAGCTCAGGGCTCAATTGTCGTTACTACAGACAAATCATCATATTCAGAAGGTGAAATAATTCTAGTAACAGGCGAAGTGAGAGATCTGTTTTCTGGAACTCCAGTAAGTTTGATAGTTAAGAATGACAATGCAATTGTTTTTCTTGATCAAATAACAGTAGGTGCTGATAAAAAATTCAGTGCAGAAGTTACTGCTGGTGGAACTATGAAAACATCTGGAACTTACACTGTTGAAGTAACACATGGAACCAAAAATCGCATAGCAACAACATCATTCGAATTTGATGAATCTACTGGTACTGGTACTGGTACTACACCAACAACCCCGGTAGAGGCATCTGTAATAACTGATACAACAGTTTCAGTTCAAGGTTCTAATGATTTAATAGGATATGAGATTACAGGCGGTAAAATAGTAGGTCTCATTCCTGATGTGGATGCAAGTTCACTCATCATATCAATTGATGCAACAAGTGATGGTTCACTCACCCTCACAATTCCTAGATCGGTATTGGATGCAACAAATGATGAAGATGGAGATGATGACTTTTTCGTCTTAATAGATGGAGAAGAGGTAAGCTTTAACGAGATTACATCATCAACGGACAGGAAAATAACCATAGCATTCCCAGCAGGCGCTGAAACAATTGAAATAATTGGTACCTATGTGATTCCAGAGTTTGGTACAATCGCAGCCATGATTCTAGCAGTAGCAATTATCTCAATAATTGCAGTATCTGCAAAATCAAGACTTAGCATTATTCCAAGATACTAA